The Methylobacterium sp. PvR107 genome contains a region encoding:
- a CDS encoding TadE/TadG family type IV pilus assembly protein codes for MLSGGLRTGLIDFSASRSGVSAVEFSLIAPILLLMFMASIELPRAYMIGKRLDNATATMADLISRGNYTDLSPVFAALEAIANPYDVSRASIVLTAGGTYQTQTGAAATTQVCSSAQSKGQARLAGSSLGVPPAGLDRAGDRFVMSEVTMPYRPIFPVFSSLVGWTFRYKRTWPVRGGDIYNGQSEIVLPSGKPCPK; via the coding sequence GTGCTGAGCGGCGGTCTGCGCACCGGTCTGATCGACTTCAGCGCCAGCCGGAGCGGGGTCAGCGCCGTCGAGTTCAGCCTGATCGCGCCGATCCTGCTCCTGATGTTCATGGCCTCGATCGAGTTGCCGCGCGCCTACATGATCGGCAAGCGCCTCGACAACGCGACGGCCACGATGGCCGACCTGATCTCCCGCGGCAACTACACGGACCTGTCGCCGGTCTTCGCGGCCCTGGAGGCCATCGCCAACCCGTACGACGTGTCCCGCGCGAGCATCGTCCTGACGGCGGGGGGCACGTACCAGACCCAGACCGGCGCCGCGGCCACGACGCAGGTCTGCTCGAGCGCCCAATCCAAAGGGCAGGCCCGCCTGGCCGGATCGTCCCTCGGCGTTCCGCCGGCCGGCCTGGACCGGGCCGGCGACCGCTTCGTGATGTCCGAGGTGACGATGCCGTATCGCCCCATCTTCCCGGTCTTCTCGTCGCTCGTCGGGTGGACGTTCCGGTACAAGAGGACGTGGCCGGTACGGGGCGGCGACATCTACAACGGGCAGAGCG
- a CDS encoding TadE/TadG family type IV pilus assembly protein, with protein sequence MTGILRRLAIPVYGPGPAISVAIAVARLARIHPRLRTQRFARHRGGASAVEFALLAAPFLALLGVVAESGLVALEQQTLDMAVDRGVRQLRTGVFQDAADGSDPSQRFRKIVCSGPSIMFPCTDLRLDVSRAASFAATKPTEPFDRTKKTWTVGFGTRFDCPQGGDTVTVRVAVPVMRLFQVMDFTGRIMSDKSQMLVTTEIFRTEDYEPKPC encoded by the coding sequence ATGACAGGCATTCTGAGGCGTCTCGCGATCCCGGTCTATGGCCCCGGGCCGGCCATTTCAGTCGCGATCGCTGTCGCGCGGCTTGCGCGGATACATCCGCGGCTTCGCACCCAGCGCTTCGCCCGCCACCGGGGCGGCGCCTCCGCGGTGGAGTTCGCGCTCCTCGCGGCCCCCTTCCTGGCCCTGCTGGGCGTCGTCGCGGAATCCGGCCTCGTCGCCCTGGAGCAGCAGACGCTGGACATGGCGGTGGACCGGGGCGTCCGTCAGCTGCGGACGGGGGTCTTCCAGGATGCCGCCGACGGCAGCGATCCGAGCCAGCGCTTCCGCAAGATCGTGTGCAGCGGGCCCTCCATCATGTTCCCCTGCACGGATCTGCGCCTCGACGTCTCGCGGGCGGCGTCGTTCGCCGCGACCAAGCCCACGGAACCGTTCGACCGGACCAAGAAGACCTGGACAGTCGGCTTCGGCACGCGCTTCGACTGCCCTCAGGGCGGCGACACCGTGACGGTGCGCGTCGCGGTCCCCGTGATGCGCCTGTTTCAGGTCATGGACTTCACCGGCCGGATCATGTCGGACAAGTCGCAGATGCTGGTCACGACGGAGATCTTCCGGACCGAGGATTACGAGCCGAAACCGTGCTGA